One Pseudomonadota bacterium genomic window, TTTCGATATGGCGTACGACATCTTCAAGCTCGCGCCGCGCGTCCTTGTTCAGCAGCGCGATGCGCGCCCCGGTGCCGGCCGCGTTGCCGGCGCTGCCGACCTTGTCGAGGTCGCAGTCCGGGATCATGCCCAGGATCATCGCGTACTTGGTGTCGATGTGACTGCCGAACGCGCCGGCCAAGGTCACGCGGTCGACGGTCTCGATGCCCATGTGGTCCATCAGCAGTCGCGCGCCGGCATAGAGCGCGCCCTTGGCGAGCTGGATCTGGCGAATGTCGTTCTGGGTCACCGTGATCGTCGGGTTGCCCTCGTGGATCACGTAGGCATAGGTGCGGTCCTGCTGGATAAGACGCGGCGTGCGTTCGGCCATGGCGCCGTCGATCACGCCGTCGGTGGTCAAGAGGCCCACCAGATACATCTCCGCCAGGACCTCGATGATGCCGGAACCGCAGATGCCGGTCGGCGTCGACGCGAAGCCGGGGTCGTCCGACCAGGTATCGTCGCCGATCACCTTGAAGCGCGGCTCCAGCGTTTCGGGGTCGATGCGTACCCGCTCGATGGCGCCGGGCGCGGCGCGCTGGCCGCTGCTGACCTGGGCGCCCTCGAACGCCGGTCCGGTCGGGCTGGAGGCAGCGAGCAGGCGGTCCTTGTTGCCAAGGATGATCTCGGCATTGGTGCCGACATCGACGATCAAGGTCATGTCGTCGGCGTGATAGGGCATCTCCGACAAGACGACGCCCGCCGCGTCGGCGCCGACATGACCGGCGATACACGGCAGCACATAGACCCGGGTGCCCGGGTTCAGATGCAGGTCGATTTCGCTCGCCCAAAGCTCCGTCGATTCGTCCGTCGACAGCGCGAAGGGCGCAAAGCCCAGCGGCGTCGGATCGATGCCCAGCACCAGATGATGCATGATCGGGTTGCCGGCGATCGTGACTTCCATGATGTCCAGCGGGTTGATGCCGGCTTCCTTGGCAGTCTCCAGCGCCAGCTCGTTAAGCGACTCGCGCACGGCCGCCGTCATCTCCTCATCGCCGCCCGGGTTCATCATCACGTAACTGACCCGGCTCATAAGGTCTTCGCCGAAGCGGATCTGCGGGTTCA contains:
- a CDS encoding ASKHA domain-containing protein — its product is MADDPLVVFTPSGRRGNFRRGTNLLQAARELGVDLDSVCGGRGICTRCQVTIGEGEFAKHGISSSNDHLTPYTEPELRQQKSGQLKADRRLSCQARIGGDLVIDVPPESQVHKQVVRKRAEARAVKLNPVVHLHYVEVTPPDMHEPAAHLRRLKQALKEQWDLDAETADIPLLQKLNKTLEEGEYKVTVFLREGKRILDVRPGFYDKLYGMAVDVGSTTIAAHLCDLQTGEVVASAGRMNPQIRFGEDLMSRVSYVMMNPGGDEEMTAAVRESLNELALETAKEAGINPLDIMEVTIAGNPIMHHLVLGIDPTPLGFAPFALSTDESTELWASEIDLHLNPGTRVYVLPCIAGHVGADAAGVVLSEMPYHADDMTLIVDVGTNAEIILGNKDRLLAASSPTGPAFEGAQVSSGQRAAPGAIERVRIDPETLEPRFKVIGDDTWSDDPGFASTPTGICGSGIIEVLAEMYLVGLLTTDGVIDGAMAERTPRLIQQDRTYAYVIHEGNPTITVTQNDIRQIQLAKGALYAGARLLMDHMGIETVDRVTLAGAFGSHIDTKYAMILGMIPDCDLDKVGSAGNAAGTGARIALLNKDARRELEDVVRHIEKIETAVEAKFQEHFVEAMAIPHKTASYPNLTKAVTLPEPKFAATDDESPRRRRRRKAG